Sequence from the Flavobacterium sp. J372 genome:
ATAAACAGGCCAACGCCAACGCGGGTTGACATCGCCAATGATAACCTGTACGTCAACGCATCATACAGCGGAGTTATAGGCACCGGCCTCAGCATGACCGCGGGCGCCAGCTACGGCTACAGCAAAAATGACATTAACCTTAATGCCGACACGGTTGACAACGGCGAGCACAGCTCTCACCTCAAGCTGAAGTTCAGGAAAAGCATTACAAGCCGCATAAAACTGGCCGTGGGCGGCGACTATTTCATAACCGATTTTAATGAAGATTACCGTGAGCAGGCAGGTTTTGCGTTCAGCAGCGGCTACACTAACCGTATTGCAGCGGGCTATGCCGAGGGCGATGTTTTCTTCTCGAAGAATTTTGCTGCAAAAGCAGGATTGCGCGTGTCAAATTCATCGGTAATAAGCGAAACTACGGTTGAGCCTCGCGTGTCGCTGGCCTACAAATTTAGCAACAACAGCCAGTTTTCGTTTGCTTATGGCGATTTCTACCAGACGCCGCGCCAGGATTACCTGAAGTACTACCAGAATTTTGAGCACGAAAAAACCGCGCACTACATTTTAAATTACATGTACAATGTTGAAGGTAAAATGTTCAGGGCAGAGGCATATTACAAAGATTATGACAAACTGGTGAAGTTTGATGCTAACGGCCCGTTTCCGTATAACAATTTTACCAATGGCGGAACCGGCTTTGCCAAGGGTATCGACCTTTTCTGGCGCGACAACAAAACCATCAAGAATTTAGAGTACTGGATTTCGTATTCGTTCATTGACACCCAGCGAAATTACAGGGATTACCCTACAACGGTAACGCCCTCGTTTGCTGCAAAGCACAACTTTTCGATTGTGGGCAAATATTGGGTTGAAGACTGGAAATCGCAGATAAGCCTCACGCATACCTTTAATTCGGGAAGGCCGTACAACAATCCCAACAGCAGCGAGTTTATGGCGGGGCACACGCGCAACTTCAATAACTTGAGCTTTAGCTGGGCGTATCTGCTTACGCAGCAAAAGATTCTGTTTCTGTCGGTTACAAACGTGTTAGGTACAGAAAATGTTTTTGGCTACAACTATGCCAACAACGCAGGCCCGGACGGTACATTTGCCCGCCAGCCAATCACCCAGCCCGCCGACAGGTTCTTTTTCATCGGCTTCTTCTGGACGATAAGCGATAATAAATCAACTAACCAGTTGAACAATTTATAGTAAAATAATTTTATAATTAAGAAAATAGTCGTATATTTGCAACGTGGTTTCAGCAGCGCACCTGCCCGAATGTTACAGGCGGGGATTCAACTAGAGTAAGCAGATTTAAACAGATTTCTAAAGGTTCAGTGAAGCTGTCACACTGAGCTTGTCGAAGTGCTTTTTTCCATGTCGAACGCAGCCTGCAGAGTTGAGACATCTTTTATGGAACGCGCCTGCCCGAATGGTACAGGCGGGGATAACGCGGATTTAGCTGATGAACGCGGATTTTCAGCAGGAGTGAAGCTGTCACACTGAGCTTGTCGAAGTGCCAACGATGAGTGAACAGGTTCTCTGTCATTGCGAGGCACGAAGCAATCTTAGAGGCGCTAGGAGTGTGTTATTTAAGTGCCACGCGAAGGGATTCGCGCGGGAGCGGGGGGAATGTCGGAAAAATTATGCTACTAATAGTTTTCTGTTTCTGTCACTGTCACGTTCCGACCACAAAATATAGTCAGCTTCTTTAGCATTTAACGCGTCTAAAAATTCGGTTTTTATCTCTCTTCCAATATCATTAATTACGGCAATTGCCGTTACATTTTTCTTTGTAATTTTTTCTCGGACTGGTTTAATATCTTCCCAAG
This genomic interval carries:
- a CDS encoding carboxypeptidase-like regulatory domain-containing protein — translated: MPDSRCLPPMFLLKGTYDGTTTDADGNFTFETSEKGVQVLVITFLAYDDLRQNIVVENYKPQNFTMRENVNTLDAVVISAGTFSAGDNTKVSALKPLDIVTTAGSAGDIVAALNTLPGTQTVGESGRLFVRGGESDETQTYVDGIRVAQPYGATANNLPTRGRFSPFLFSGMTFSTGGYSAEFGEALSSVLLLNTIDEPVQEQTDIAFMTVGLGLGNTQKWEKSSLSFNSAYINLQPYQWLVPQNVEWNKPYQSFSGETVYRYKTENGLFKAYAAFDHSDFDLYQDDINRPTPTRVDIANDNLYVNASYSGVIGTGLSMTAGASYGYSKNDINLNADTVDNGEHSSHLKLKFRKSITSRIKLAVGGDYFITDFNEDYREQAGFAFSSGYTNRIAAGYAEGDVFFSKNFAAKAGLRVSNSSVISETTVEPRVSLAYKFSNNSQFSFAYGDFYQTPRQDYLKYYQNFEHEKTAHYILNYMYNVEGKMFRAEAYYKDYDKLVKFDANGPFPYNNFTNGGTGFAKGIDLFWRDNKTIKNLEYWISYSFIDTQRNYRDYPTTVTPSFAAKHNFSIVGKYWVEDWKSQISLTHTFNSGRPYNNPNSSEFMAGHTRNFNNLSFSWAYLLTQQKILFLSVTNVLGTENVFGYNYANNAGPDGTFARQPITQPADRFFFIGFFWTISDNKSTNQLNNL